From the genome of Halobellus litoreus, one region includes:
- a CDS encoding branched-chain amino acid ABC transporter permease: protein MFARGVELLIDGLARGMILSLLGLGITLVFGLGGILNLMLGVFAVIAVIACSLLLGVVPGLLVAGLGGVVAVALFAFALDRSVLSLVYREEGEDRVLLGIFVTLGLSLLFEGLLFVFLAGSYFLESDVPSVSVVGAGITGSSMAVIVSAGVLFGLIYYFFNHTYLGVATRTVIQDETGAILCGIRPRRVQSIVFVLSAAIAAAGGILYALDAEVTPASAFELTTFAIMVSIVGGVDSIRGTVAAGIILGIVITVAGALFGSYLSTVTLFAVAIAVLIYKPEQIS from the coding sequence ATGTTTGCCAGAGGCGTAGAACTGCTTATCGACGGACTGGCGAGGGGAATGATCCTCTCACTCCTCGGGTTGGGGATCACGCTCGTCTTCGGGTTGGGAGGAATTCTCAATCTTATGCTCGGCGTTTTCGCCGTCATCGCCGTCATCGCGTGTTCCCTGCTTTTGGGAGTCGTCCCCGGGTTGCTCGTCGCCGGACTCGGTGGGGTCGTCGCCGTCGCCCTGTTCGCGTTCGCGCTGGACCGATCGGTACTGTCGCTCGTCTACCGGGAGGAAGGCGAAGATCGAGTGCTTCTCGGCATCTTCGTCACGCTCGGACTGTCGCTGCTGTTCGAGGGGCTGCTCTTCGTCTTCCTGGCCGGGAGCTACTTCCTCGAGAGCGACGTCCCGTCGGTGTCGGTCGTCGGCGCTGGAATTACGGGATCCTCGATGGCGGTTATCGTGTCTGCGGGGGTGCTGTTCGGACTCATCTACTACTTCTTCAACCACACCTACCTCGGAGTCGCTACGCGGACCGTCATCCAGGACGAGACGGGAGCGATCCTCTGCGGCATCCGTCCCCGTCGAGTGCAGTCGATCGTGTTCGTGTTGAGCGCGGCTATCGCCGCGGCGGGGGGAATCCTCTACGCCCTCGACGCGGAGGTGACGCCCGCGAGCGCCTTCGAGTTGACCACGTTCGCGATTATGGTCTCGATCGTCGGCGGTGTCGACAGCATCAGAGGCACCGTCGCCGCGGGCATCATCCTCGGGATCGTCATCACGGTCGCGGGCGCGCTGTTCGGATCGTACCTGTCCACCGTGACGCTCTTCGCCGTCGCAATCGCCGTGCTGATCTACAAACCGGAGCAGATATCATGA
- a CDS encoding ABC transporter ATP-binding protein gives MLTATNVTKRFGGLVAVDDVDFSIGDEEIVGLIGPNGAGKTTLFNTITGVHAPNEGSITFNGEELVGKTPNQVAQLGVARTFQAVRTFNESSVLDNATVGAVFGNDESVSMNEATERAREALAFVGLGGREEAEAGSLTIADRKQLELAKGLAADPDLILVDEIGAGLTPAEIEEITQTLERARDERGVSVFWIEHIMEAIMSVTDRIIVLNRGEKIADGTPEEIRSNEQVTQAYLGEVES, from the coding sequence GTGCTAACCGCCACCAACGTAACCAAGCGATTCGGCGGGCTAGTCGCCGTCGACGACGTCGATTTCTCTATCGGCGACGAGGAGATCGTGGGCCTGATCGGACCGAACGGGGCGGGAAAGACGACCCTGTTCAACACCATCACGGGCGTCCACGCACCCAACGAGGGTTCGATCACCTTCAACGGGGAGGAACTGGTCGGCAAGACCCCGAACCAGGTGGCCCAACTCGGCGTCGCCCGGACCTTTCAGGCGGTCCGGACGTTCAACGAATCGAGCGTCCTCGACAACGCAACGGTGGGCGCAGTGTTCGGAAACGACGAGTCCGTTTCGATGAACGAGGCGACCGAACGCGCTCGCGAGGCGCTCGCGTTCGTCGGGCTCGGCGGCCGCGAGGAAGCGGAGGCCGGGTCGCTGACGATTGCCGATCGGAAGCAACTCGAACTCGCGAAGGGCCTCGCCGCCGATCCGGACCTCATCCTCGTCGACGAAATCGGCGCGGGTCTCACGCCGGCGGAGATCGAAGAGATCACGCAGACGTTGGAACGCGCCCGCGACGAACGCGGCGTGTCGGTGTTCTGGATCGAACACATTATGGAAGCGATAATGAGCGTCACCGACCGAATCATCGTCCTCAACCGCGGCGAGAAGATCGCCGACGGCACGCCCGAGGAGATCCGTTCGAACGAGCAGGTCACCCAGGCCTACCTGGGGGAGGTCGAGTCGTGA
- a CDS encoding ABC transporter ATP-binding protein — MTLIDVDGLDVHYGDLQVLWDVSLEVREDDSVVSIVGPNGAGKTTLLKTLSGVLTPSDGRVEVLGQDVADVPASDIVERGFVQVSEERNLFGDLSVEANLRMGSFTKRETFAENRDMVFEMFPVLEDRRNKKARTLSGGEQQMLAIGRGLMAEPKVLALDEPSNALAPQLAEQVFETIEDISDDVTVVLVEQHVDRALTLADRGYLLENGRIETEGSGTELLESDAIKEGYLRG; from the coding sequence GTGACGCTGATTGACGTCGACGGCCTCGACGTCCACTACGGCGACCTGCAGGTCCTGTGGGACGTCTCCCTCGAAGTCCGCGAGGACGACTCGGTGGTCTCGATCGTGGGCCCGAACGGGGCCGGCAAGACGACGCTGCTCAAGACGCTCTCGGGCGTCCTGACGCCGTCGGACGGCCGCGTCGAAGTGCTCGGACAGGACGTCGCCGACGTGCCCGCCAGCGACATCGTCGAGCGCGGGTTCGTCCAGGTGTCCGAAGAGCGAAACCTGTTCGGCGACCTCTCGGTCGAGGCCAACCTCCGGATGGGTTCGTTCACCAAGCGCGAGACCTTCGCGGAGAACCGGGATATGGTGTTCGAGATGTTTCCCGTGCTGGAAGACCGCCGAAACAAGAAGGCCCGAACCCTCAGCGGCGGTGAGCAACAGATGCTCGCGATCGGCCGGGGCCTGATGGCGGAGCCGAAAGTGCTGGCGCTCGACGAGCCGTCGAACGCCCTCGCCCCGCAACTCGCCGAACAGGTGTTCGAGACGATCGAGGACATCTCCGACGACGTGACGGTCGTGCTCGTCGAGCAACACGTCGACCGAGCGCTGACCCTCGCGGACCGCGGATACCTGCTCGAAAACGGCCGCATCGAGACCGAAGGGAGCGGGACGGAACTCCTCGAGAGCGACGCGATCAAAGAAGGCTATCTCCGCGGGTAG
- a CDS encoding ABC transporter substrate-binding protein, with amino-acid sequence MPSGNTSGSNSADRRNFLKLTGATVVAGSLAGCMNGGNGGDGGGDSGGDGGGGDSGDGNGATAGDGGGDGGGEDIVIGGLQPYTGPYAQTTQEFVDGFNFRLDEINANGGVLGRDLVFADRDTQLDPAEASTIATELIEAENAVALTGPISSDIGLTVAPIAEQNEVPHVPQFVGSSEFLTRDSRYNFRMGLAPAPTNARAVNQFIEDQGFQNVGAIIADYSYGRAWEQSINAIFPDDINVHMEVAPFGESSFTTYLRAMPDDLDLLISASHPPGVFTIYNQLQGLSDVNPDYVIGRSDAKLSANALGDSVTQGFLAQTQPDPFSDQYAEVAQRFYDQTEGWFGVLNGVGYVVADLFAAAIEDAGEANPTAIADSIRNIEFDTLFASPIEYTEWGELRNLVQLMVGFESGSPEYYPDGSVDLTEEFRSEPLPAYDPSGDLLDG; translated from the coding sequence ATGCCATCTGGTAACACCAGTGGATCGAATAGCGCCGACCGACGAAATTTCCTGAAACTGACCGGTGCGACCGTCGTCGCTGGCTCTCTCGCGGGCTGTATGAACGGCGGGAACGGGGGAGATGGTGGCGGTGACAGCGGCGGCGACGGCGGTGGCGGCGACAGCGGCGACGGAAACGGGGCGACTGCCGGCGACGGTGGCGGCGACGGCGGCGGCGAGGACATCGTTATCGGGGGACTGCAGCCCTATACCGGCCCGTACGCGCAGACGACGCAGGAGTTCGTCGACGGGTTCAACTTCCGACTCGACGAGATCAATGCCAACGGGGGCGTGCTCGGTCGGGATCTCGTCTTCGCGGACCGCGATACCCAACTTGATCCGGCCGAGGCGAGCACGATCGCGACCGAACTCATCGAGGCCGAGAACGCCGTGGCGCTCACGGGCCCGATTTCGAGCGACATCGGGCTGACGGTCGCGCCCATCGCCGAACAGAACGAGGTGCCGCACGTGCCGCAGTTCGTCGGGAGTTCGGAGTTCCTGACCCGCGACTCGCGGTACAACTTCCGGATGGGACTGGCGCCCGCCCCGACGAACGCCCGGGCAGTGAACCAGTTCATCGAGGATCAGGGGTTCCAGAACGTCGGTGCCATCATCGCGGACTACTCCTACGGTCGGGCTTGGGAACAGAGTATCAACGCGATCTTCCCTGACGACATCAACGTGCATATGGAGGTCGCGCCGTTCGGCGAGAGTTCGTTCACGACGTACCTCCGGGCGATGCCCGACGATCTCGATCTGCTCATCTCGGCGAGCCACCCGCCGGGCGTGTTCACGATCTACAACCAGCTTCAGGGGCTCTCCGACGTCAACCCGGACTACGTCATCGGGCGGAGCGACGCGAAACTGTCCGCCAACGCCCTCGGCGACTCGGTCACGCAGGGCTTCCTCGCACAGACGCAACCGGATCCGTTCTCGGATCAGTACGCCGAGGTCGCCCAGCGGTTCTACGACCAGACCGAGGGGTGGTTCGGGGTGCTGAACGGGGTCGGATACGTCGTCGCCGACCTCTTCGCCGCTGCGATCGAGGACGCCGGGGAGGCGAACCCGACCGCGATCGCGGACTCGATCCGGAACATCGAGTTCGACACGCTGTTCGCCTCGCCGATCGAGTACACCGAGTGGGGTGAACTGCGGAACCTGGTCCAGTTGATGGTCGGCTTCGAGTCCGGATCGCCGGAGTACTACCCCGACGGAAGCGTCGATCTGACGGAGGAGTTCCGGTCCGAACCGCTGCCGGCGTACGATCCGTCGGGTGACCTGCTGGACGGCTGA